CAGATCAATACCAACAAAGCAGCGGATTGCTTGACTGTCGTATACAGCATCTTCCGCGCCTTCATCCGAAAAACCAAAGCACTGTTGCACAATATACATCCTCAGCATCCGTTCCAAACCAATCGGTGGATGACCTCGCCTACCGCTAACCGGATAATACGGAGCTATAACATTCAGCAGGGATGTCCACGGTGTTGCAGCTTCAATCTCAACCAGAAAACGATCACGCCGGGTTTGTTTCTTCTTTGCCGCATATTCCAGCTCAGAAAAGCTTGATTGCATCGCTCTATTCCATGTTTATCAATAGCAAGGTATTTTATCTAACCTTTGCAGGTCTATCTATTTGATCGAATAGATCAGTGTTTCCTTAGATCGTTTGTCGCCTCTGCGTGGCTTTGGTTGAGACTATCTTTGTGCCAAATCTGTAACTTGTTGAAGAAACCACTCATTTCCTAACGCCCAAGCTTTATTAGTTGCAGCTCTGATCTCATCCACCGTTCGTTCTGGAATTTGATGCTCAAATAAAGCACGATAAGCCGATTGACGGCTAGAAGCATCTTGCCCGAGAGCCGTGTAAATTGTGTGCGCCTTGATCAGGGAATTACTCACACCCAACGCATTAAAGTGATAACTGGGCCAAGGAAATCCGCCGGATGCTTAACCATATCAGCACGAACTGGATTCATTTCAATATACCGGCTACAGCTTACTAAACAACCACCGGCTAAAGCCGGTGGTTGTTTAGTTCATTTAGACTCGATATGAGTGGCAGTACCTTTCTGAATCTTATTTCATAATCTTCTTTTCCCTTCAATATCTTACTTAATTTTTCCAGGGCATCAGAACTTAGATCGTATAGATAAACCGTTTTATCTCTGATTGAAATTTTTTCTTTAGGCTTAACGAAAGCCAAAAGTGAAAATGAAGTAATCTTTTCGACTTTCTTTTCTTCATCTGACATGATTATGCAAAGCCTTATGACTTGATTATGCAACTAGCGAGGCACACAAGGGGTCACATCACATCACTTATTCACAATCAACTAATCAACTACGCACCACTCTGTAATTAGCCACCAATCGACACTCCCCGCCTGGTGCAACTTCCCGAACATCGTCCGCCGCGTTAGTGGTTTCCACGCACAATAAGCGCTGATAGTCGTGATCTTCCAAATCGGCCATATCCTTGGCGATTTTCTCCCACGGATTCCACACCACGGCGGTTTTGCTGCCTTGTGAGGTGATTTGGATGCGGCGATTCAAGGCCGCGTCGTCAATGGTTAAGTTATTGCCGACGTTCAGATAGATGCGGTCGACTTCGGCGTCGATGGTTACATCACCGGTTTGATGTCTTTGCGTGTTGCCGCCGCCGGCTTTGTCGAGATAGTCGCAGCCGTTCAGACCGAGTACTTTGGCTTGCGCGATGTCGCCGACTTTGAAGTAGGTATGGAACGCTTGCGTGATGGTGAATGCTTCTTTGCCGGTGTTGCGCGTGATCAATGACAGACTCAAGCTGTCGCCAACGACGATTTCCTGCCGCAGGCTGAACGCATGCGGCCAAATGGCTTGCGTTTCCGGCGTATCGTCGAGTCCGACGGTGACTTTGATGTCGCCGTTCGCCAGCGCTTCGGTGACGACCACATTCCAGCCACGATTGCGCACGAAGCCGTGCCCGGGACGGCCTTTGCCTTCGGGATCGGCGCCGAACCACGGCCAGCAAATTGGCGCGCCGCCCTTGATCGCTTTGCCGTCTTGGTAATACGCTTTCGCGCTCAAAAATAGTACATCTTCCGCTTCACTGGCGGGCTGATACGACAATACCTGACCGGCATGGATCGAGATCAGCGCTTTGGCTTTGGCGGTTTTCACCTGGATCATCGGCAAGCCGCCGTTACCGGCGATAAATTCCAGTTGCCCCGTAATGCCGAAATTGGCATTCAATTGTTCGATAGTCATAATATTTTTCCTTGATTGTTAATTAATTTGAAATTTAACAGGCTGTTTTAATCTTTGATCGGTATCACCCGGCTGGCCGCAA
This is a stretch of genomic DNA from Nitrosomonas sp. sh817. It encodes these proteins:
- a CDS encoding D-hexose-6-phosphate mutarotase, whose protein sequence is MTIEQLNANFGITGQLEFIAGNGGLPMIQVKTAKAKALISIHAGQVLSYQPASEAEDVLFLSAKAYYQDGKAIKGGAPICWPWFGADPEGKGRPGHGFVRNRGWNVVVTEALANGDIKVTVGLDDTPETQAIWPHAFSLRQEIVVGDSLSLSLITRNTGKEAFTITQAFHTYFKVGDIAQAKVLGLNGCDYLDKAGGGNTQRHQTGDVTIDAEVDRIYLNVGNNLTIDDAALNRRIQITSQGSKTAVVWNPWEKIAKDMADLEDHDYQRLLCVETTNAADDVREVAPGGECRLVANYRVVRS